A stretch of DNA from Brevibacterium sp. CBA3109:
TCAAAGCCGTGCGTCGCGACATCGCTCGTATCTACACCGTGCTCAATGAGCGGGAATTGGACATTCGTCCGAACCCCGCTGACGCTAAGGAAGAGGACAAGTGATGGCGGAGACCACCAAGCCCGAGGCAACGCCTGCGGACCGTAACTCCCGCAAGACCGCGCGTGGTTACGTTGTTTCCGATAAAATGGAGAAGACCATTGTCGTCGAGGTGGAGGAGCGCAAGACGCACCGCCTCTACGGTAAAGTTCTTCGCCAGTCGGTGAAGTACAAGGTTCACGATGAGGAGAACGCCGCTGGTGTGGGCGACCTCGTCCTCGTGTCCGAAACGCGGCCGGTTTCGTCCGCGAAGCGTTGGCGGCTCGTCGAGATCATCGAACGCGCCAAGTAAGCTGACGCCACCCCTCCCACCCGGTCCCGCCCACGATCTCCAGCAGATCGTGGGCGGCTACCGGGAACGGGGTGAAATGTCATTAATCCGTTCCGCAAGGCTCATCCAATCGTGTGAGAACCGGCGCGACGACAGGAGAAAATAGTGATTCAGCAAGAGTCGCGACTCAAGGTCGCCGACAACACTGGTGCCAAGCAGATCCTGGCAATCAGGATTCTGGGTGGTTCCGGTCGGCGTTATGCCTCGATCGGTGACACCATCGTGGCAACCGTCAAAGACGCAATTCCTGGTGGAAACGTGAAGAAGGGTGACGTCGTCAAGGCTGTCATCGTTCGCACCGCCAAGGAACGCCGTCGTCCCGATGGTTCGTACATCAAGTTCGACGAGAATGCAGCAGTCATTCTCAAGACTGATGGCGAACCACGCGGAACCCGTATCTTCGGACCCGTGGGACGCGAATTGCGCGACAAGAAGTTCATGAAGATCGTCTCCCTGGCACCGGAGGTGTTGTGAGCATGGCGAACAAGCTCAAGATCAAGAAGGGCGACCTCGTCCAGGTGATTGCAGGCGCCCGTCAGTCACGGGGTGGCGATCGTGGGAAGCAGGGCAAGGTTCTTGCCGTGTACCCGGAACGCAACCGCGTCCTCGTTGAGGGCATCAACCGCGTGATCAAGCACAAGAAGGCAACGCAGACTCAGGCCGGCGGCACTGCCGGTGGCCGTGAGACTCACGAAGCCCCAATCCACGTGTCCAACGTGGCGCTCGTTGATCCTAAGGACAACAAGCCCACCCGCGTCGGATACCGCGAGGAAACTGTGGAGCGCGATGGTCGCGATAAGACCGTTCGTGTCCGCGTCTCGCGTCGCACCGGGGAGGAGATCTGATGACGGAAACAACAACGAGCCGTCCAGCGCCACGCCTCAAGCAGGTTTACCGCGATGACATCGTGGCCAAGCTGCAGGACGAGTTCAACTACGCCAACCCCATGCAGGTTCCCGGTCTGACCAAGGTCGTCGTGAACATGGGTGTGGGTGACGCAGCACGCGATTCGAAGCTGATCGAAGGCGCAATCAACGATTTGACTCTGATCACCGGTCAGAAGCCGATCGTGACTCGGGCGAGGAAGTCTATCGCCCAGTTCAAGTTGCGCGAAGGTCAGCCCATTGGAGCCCACGTCACCATGCGTGGAACCCGTATGTGGGAATTCGTCGACCGTGTCATCTCTCTGGCTCTTCCGCGAATCCGCGACTTCCGCGGCCTCTCGGATCGTCAGTTCGACGGGAACGGTAACTACACCTTCGGTCTCACGGAGCAGTCGATGTTCCACGAGATCGATCAGGACCGGATCGACCGCGTCCGAGGTATGGATATCACAGTTGTGACTACAGCGAACACCGACGACGAGGGACGTGCACTTCTGCGCCACCTCGGGTTCCCGTTCAAGACCAAATAATCGCTACGTTGCAGGTCCAAGCACACAGTGTGTGGGCGGAAACCGTAACGAGGAAGGGCTAGAGCCCAAATGACAATGACTGATCCAGTCGCAGACATGTTGACACGTCTGCGGAACGCCAACTCGGCTTATCACGAGGACGTCAGCATGCCGTTCTCGAAGCTGAAATCCAACATCGCTGAGATCCTCAAGAGCGAGGGCTACATCACCGGTTGGAGCGTCGAAGACGCTCAGGTCGGTAAGACCCTGCTTATGGACCTCAAGTTCGGTCCCAACCGGGAGCGCTCGATCGCCGGCCTGCGCCGTGTGTCGAAGCCCGGGCTGCGCGTTTACGCGAAGTCGACCAACTTGCCTAAGGTCCTCGGTGGACTCGGCATCGCCATTCTGTCGACCTCGTCAGGCCTCCTGACCGATCGTCAGGCCGCCAAGAAGGGTGTGGGTGGGGAAGTCCTCGCCTACGTCTGGTAAGGAAGGAGAGAAGAATATGTCACGTATTGGCAAGAACCCGATCTCCGTCCCGAATGGCGTAGAGGTCAAAATCGATGGCCAGGATGTCGCCGTCAAGGGACCGAAGGGCGATCTGTCCGTCTCCATCGCCGAGCCGATCACCGTATCGCTCGACGAAGGCGTCGTGACAGTGGCCCGTCCGAATGAGGAGCGCGAATCGCGTTCGTTGCACGGACTGTCCCGCACGATGATCAACAACATGATCGTCGGTGTGACCGAGGGCTACTCAAAGGCTCTCGAAATCGTCGGCACCGGTTACCGCGTGCAGGCCAAGGGATCGAACCTCGAGTTCGCTCTGGGCTACAGCCACTCGATCACCGTCGAACCCCCTGAGGGAATCTCCTTCACGGTCGACGGACAGACCAAACTGGCAGTTCACGGCATCGACAAGCAGCTGGTCGGAGAGACCGCTGCCAACATCCGGAAGTTGCGCAAGCCTGAACCCTACAAGGGTAAGGGTGTCCGCTATGTCGGAGAAAATGTCCGTCGCAAGGTCGGAAAGGCTGGTAAGTAGAGATGGCCTTTGGCAAAAAGGAAAGCTACGGCAAGGGCAGGGCTGCGGCCCGCAAACGTCGTCACGCTCGTCTGCGCAAGCATGTCAGCGGTACGCCGGAACGTCCTCGCCTGTCAGTGACTCGCTCCACGCGCCACGTCTTTGTCCAGGTGATCGACGACACCGTCGGTAATACCTTGGCATCGGCCTCCACCATGGAAGCCGACCTGCGCACATTCGATGGTGACAAGACCGGCAAGGCCCACAAGGTCGGTGAGCTGGTAGCCCAGCGCGCCAAAGAAGCCGGTATCGAAGCCGTCGTATTCGACCGTGGCGGCAATGCCTACCACGGCCGTGTGCAGGCAATCGCCGAAGGTGCACGTGAAGGAGGATTGGCCCTATGAGCACTGAAGAGAACAAGGAACAGCAGCCAGCTGCTGAAACCCGTACCGATGGCAACAGTGATCGCTCCTCACGTGGTCGCGGTCAGGCCGGTCAGGGTGGTCAGGGCGGCCAGGGTCGTGGACGCGGCGAAGGCCGTGGACGCGGCGGTCGCGGTGACCGCGAAGAGAAGAGCCAGTTCATCGAGCACGTCGTCACGATCAACCGCGTGTCGAAGGTGGTCAAGGGTGGACGTCGTTTCTCCTTCACCGCACTCGTCGTCGTCGGTGACGGAGACGGCATGGTCGGCATGGGATACGGCAAGGCTAAGGAAGTTCCTGCAGCCATTGCCAAGGGTGTCGAGGAGGCGAAGAAGAGCTTCTTCCGCGTCCCACGCATCCAGAAGACCATTCCGCACCCGATCCAGGGTGAAACCGCTGCCGGTGTCGTCATGCTGCGTCCTGCCGCTCCCGGTACCGGCGTCATCGCCGGTGGCCCGGTCCGTGCGGTACTCGATGCTGCTGGCGTTCAGGACATCCTGTCCAAGTCGCTGGGGTCGGCCAACGCAATCAATATCGTTCGGGCGGCGATCAAGGCCCTCCAAAGCCTCGAACGCCCAGAGCAGGTCGCGGCACGCCGCGGCTTGCCGGTGGACGAGGTCGCCCCTCACGCATTGCTGCGGGCGGCTGCTGAAGGCGAGGGGAAATCCTGATGGCAAAACTCAAGGTAACCCAGCGCAAATCCGAAATCGGTGGCAAGCCGAACCAGCGTGACTCGCTGCGTTCGCTTGGACTGAAGCGGATCGACGATGTGGTGGTGTGCGAAGATCGTCCGGAAATTCGCGGAATGATCAATGTCGTGCGTCACCTCGTGACTGTGGAAGAGGTGGATTGATATGTCGAACGATGACTCACTCAAGCTCCACGATCTCCGTCCTGCTCCAGGAGCAAAAACCGCCAAGACCCGTGTCGGTCGTGGTGAAGCTTCGAAGGGCAAGACAGCCGGACGCGGAACCAAGGGCACACGTGCCCGCTACCAGGTTCCTCACGGCTTCGAGGGTGGACAGACTCCGATGCACATGCGTCTGCCTAAACTGCGCGGGTTCAAGAACCCCGCAAAGGTGACGTTCCAGGTTGTCAACCTTGACAAGCTGTCGGCCTTGTACCCAGAAGGCGGCGACGTCACTGTCGCCGATCTGGTGGCCAAGGGCGCCGTGCGTCCAAAGCAGCCCGTGAAGGTTCTGGGCACCGGTGAGATCACCGTTGCTCTGAACATCACTGCAGACAAGGTCTCGGGTTCAGCACTCGAGAAGATCATGGCTGCAGGCGGAAGCGTCAGCGAAGCCTGAGCAGCACCCGCACAGCGGGTCTGAGGTTTCTCGGGAAGGGGCGGTCACTATGTGACCGCCCCTTCGTCGTCTCCGGTCTCTCAAGCCTATGACCTGCGCCAAGACTCTGCGGAGTCCGTAGCGACACAGTCTCAGCGAGGATGGGCCTGACGTGGATCCAAGCGGTCTCTCGGTTTCAGCCTGAGGGTCATACCCTGGTAGTCTTTTGCAGGTATTTGTCTCATTCGCCAGGTCGTGTCTGCGACCCTGACTTTTTCATCCCCCAATGAGGAGGACGCTTGATCGGCGCAATTCGGAGGGCCTTCAGAACGCCCGACCTGAGGAACAAACTCCTCTTCACCCTGGGCATTCTTGTCATCTTCCGCCTCGGTTCGTTCATTCCCTCGCCGGGAATCGATTACACCCAGGTTCAACAATGCGTGGCGTCCCCGCAGCTGAATGAGGGCGGGTTCGCAATGATCAACCTGTTCAGCGGTGGCGCACTGCTCCAGCTGTCTATCTTCGCTCTGGGCATCATGCCCTACATCACCGCCAGCATCATCGTCCAACTCCTGCGCGTGGTCATTCCGCGCTTCGAGTCGCTGCACAAAGAGGGCGCCTCAGGACAGGCGAAACTGACTCAGTACACCCGCTACCTGACTATCGGGCTGGCCGTGCTCAATGCAACGACCCTCGTGGCCACCGTACGTTCGGGTGCCCTCTTCGGCGGCATCGAAGGCTGCAACGACCTGATCACCAATGACTCCTGGTGGGGCATCTCCGTGCTCGTCGTCACTTTGGTGGCCGGCACCGGCCTGATCATGTGGCTCGGCGAGCAGATCACCGAACACGGAGTCGGCAACGGAATGTCGCTGCTCATCTTCACCTCGGTCGCTTCGGCCTTCCCCTCGTCGCTGGGCGCGATCCTCCGCGAACAGGGTGTCGACATCTTCCTCATCGTCATCGCGGTCGGTCTGGTGCTCGTGGCACTCGTCGTCTTCGTGGAGCAGTCACAGCGCCGCATTCCGGTGCAGTACGCCAAGCGCATGGTTGGTCGACGGATGTTCGGTGGCACATCGACCTACATTCCGATCAAGGTCAACATGGCCGGTGTGATCCCCGTAATCTTCGCTTCCTCGGTTCTCTACCTCCCCAGCCTGATCTCGCAGTTCTTCGACCCAGAGAGCAAGTGGGTGGAGTGGATCAACACCTACTTCACACGTGGTGACCACCCGGTCTACATCGCTACCTATGCACTGCTGACGATCTTCTTCGCCTACTTCTACGTCGCGATCACCTTCAACCCGGAGGAAGTCGCTGACAACATGAAGAAGTATGGCGGCTTCGTCCCCGGTATCCGTGCCGGACGGCCCACAGCCGATTACCTGAGCTTCGTGCTCAGCCGCATCAACTTCCCGGGCTCGCTCTACCTGGCCTTCATCGCACTGATTCCGCTGATTGCGTTGGTTCTCATCAACGCGAACCAGAACTTCCCGTTCGGCGGCACCTCGCTGTTGATCGTGGTGGGAGTCGGTCTCGAGACGGTCAAGCAGATCGATGCACAGATGCAGCAGCGCCATTACGAAGGTCTGCTGCGCTGACCGACCCCGACCGCGGAAATCCATTGGAAGGACATACCTTATGAGCTCACGCATCATCCTGATCGGCCCACCCGGTGCCGGCAAAGGCACCCAGGCCGCACGGCTGTCCGAAGCGCTGAACATTCCGGCGATCTCGACCGGCGACATCTTCCGTGCGAACGTCAAGGGCGAGACCGAACTCGGCAAACTTGCCAAACGGTATATGGACGCTGGAGAGTACGTCCCCGATGAGGTGACCAATTCGATGGTCGCCGATCGTCTGGGCCAGGAGGACGCCGCTGAGGGGTTCCTCCTCGACGGTTACCCGCGCACCAGTGCGCAGGTGGATGAACTCGACCGGATCCTCGACGCCCAGGGCCACGAGATCGAGCAGGTCGTCGAGCTCACTGCTGACATCGACGAGGTCGTCGCCCGTCTGCTGGCGCGTGCACAGACTGAAGGTCGCAGTGATGACAGTGAAGACGTTATCCGTCACCGTCTCGACGTCTATGCCGAGCAGACACAGCCGCTGACCGACATCTACCGCGAACGCGGCCTGCTGCGTCAGGTCGACGGACTCGGTGAAGTTGCTGAGATCACTGACCGAATCCTCGACTCCATTCGATGATCTTTGGTCCCCGGATCGAGCTGAAGTCCCCTGAACAGCTGGTCACGATGGCCCGGGCCGGACTGCTCACCCATGCAGTTCTGAAGGCCGCCCGCAAGGCAGCAGTCCCGGGTGCCACCACCGCCGAGGTGAATGCGGCTGCCGAGGCCGTCATCACCGAGGCAGGAGCCCAGTCCAACTTCAAGGGCTATCAGGGATTCCCCGCCGTTGTGTGCATCTCTGTGAACGAGGAGATCGTGCACGGCATACCTGGCGAGCGGATCCTCGAGTCAGGGGATCTCGTCTCCATCGACGGTGGAGCCATCATCGATGGCTTCCACGGTGATTCCGCGTTCACAATGATCGTCGGCGGAGACGCCGCTGGGTCGAAGGCTGACATCGCTCTGTCGCAAGCCACAGAGAAGGCTCTGTGGGTGGGCATTGCAGCGTTCGCCGCAGGGAACAAGGTCAGCGACATCGGGGACGCGATCGACGATCATGTCTCACGCGAAGCCCCCGAACTGGGACTTGTGGAGGAATTCACCGGTCACGGCATCGGTACGGCCATGCATATGCCGCCCGAGGTTCTGAACTATCGGGCCCGTTCCAACGGGCCGAAGATCAGATCGGGCATGTGCCTCGCGATCGAACCCATGCTCACCGCCGGCAGCAGCGAGACCATCACCTTAGCCGACGACTGGACAGTCGTGACTGATGACGGATCGCGTGCCAGCCATTGGGAGCACAGTGTGGCCGTGCATGATGGGGGTGTCTGGGTGCTCACTGCTGAAGATGGGGGAGCGGCTGGCCTGGCACCCTTCGGGATCACACCGGTGCCCCCGGCCGGTGCCTGAGGCAACTCGACGATTCAGGTTCGTGGCGTTGGCTGTTGTCGTTTGAGGTTATTCGTTGTGACGATTTACATGACGACGAACAGCGCCGAGGCTGCCATGAGACTCAGCGCGAACATCCACGCCGCAGTCTCCTGAATCTTGAAACCTGCGATCATAAATGCTGCGAATGTGATGAAGGCCGTGATCGCTCCGGTCAGCACTGCGGCGGTGCGTGCGATCTGATAGACCCGCAGATTCCTTTCGTGCCTCAAGTCGTCCATGACGCTGCTCCTCGTACTCGTGGCCGTCGTCACCGGCCGTATCGACAGGATCCTTGTGCTCTCACGTTAGGATCTGGTCATGACGAGTGTCCACGATCACACGAAACGTCGGGCAGATGTGGGCGATCTGTATCGTCTGACTCGCATCGCCTTCGATGTCATCTCCGCCTTCGGCTGCCTGCGCGCCCAGGGTCTTCCCGGGCCTGTCATCGTCGGAGTCCTCGCCGAACACGGCTACTCCTCCTCGAGCGTGCACATTCAACTGGTGCGGATGGTCGAGCGCAATATTCTGTCCAGCGAGAGGCTCGGACGAGTCTCGATCTACCGTTTGAGTGCGCGCATACTCTCCGGCTTCATGGACATCTCGGGTGACCGGTCGGCACCGACGTTCGAGGGCCGGTTCCACTCCGCGTTGTACTCGATTCCCGAGTCCGCGCGGATGCTGCGCGACCGGTTCCAGTATGTGGCTAGGATGCTCGGGTACCGTCAACTGCGCCCTGGCCTTCTTCTGTCCTTCGTCGATCTCTCACATGATCTGTCGGCGCAGCTGCCTGCAGTCGTGGAACCGGGCTGGTGCGAATTCGCGACGATCGAACCCGAGGACATCGCGACCGCCAGACGAATGACCTCGCGTGCCTTCGACTTAGAAGCTGCGTCGCTTGAGCTGCCTCCGCTTGAGAGTGCGCTTGCCGCACTGAGCCTTGATGGCAGTCAACCAGGTGGCGGACTGCCCGAGATGTCGCTGGTGAAGTTCTTCGACATCTACTTCCAGGTCGCGCGAGAGGTCATGACGCATCCGATTCTTCCGCCCGAGCTGGTCGGATCCCACCAGCCTGCCCTGCGGTTCCGCGACCTCATGGACCGCTGCAACCTGGAGTACTACCTGAGATTCGACCAGCAGATCCTGGAATGCGTCGGCTCTGATTCGGCCTTTGATCTCATCGAGTGGCTGCCTGTCAGCTGAGACGACCGTGCCCGATCAGAGCGGCGCTGTCGGCTCAGAGCACGGAAGCGATGCGCTCGATCGCTTCAGTGAGCAGGGGGCGCGGGAGTGCGAAGTTGAGACGAATGTGACCAGCACCGACCTCACCACACAGACGACCCTCGGTGATCGCGACGCGGGCCTGGGCATTGAAATGCTCGGAGAGTCCAGCCTCGAGCCCATATCGTCGTAGGTCCAACCAGGCCAGGTATGTTCCCTCGGGCTGGAGGAACGTGGCGTGGGGCAGATGGGTGGCCACGAGATCGCTCAGGAGCTCGCGATTGCCCTTGAGGTAAGCGGTGATCTCGGCCAGCCATTCGCCCGACTGGGTGTACGCCGCTGTGGTGGCGAGTATGCCCGGGTTCGAAGCGGCGCCCGAGATGAAGGTGCCTTTCTTCGCCCAGGTCGCGCGGTCATCGGCACTGCTGAAAATGAGCTGCGCGCATTTGAGACCGGGGATGTTGAACGCCTTTGATGCGGCTGTCGCTGTCGCCGTATGGGACGCAGTCGTGTCGTTGAGGCTCGCATAGGGAATGTGGCGTGCCGGTTCGTAGACGAGGGGTGCGTGAATCTCATCGGAGAACACACGTGCATCATTGCGCTGGACAACCTCGGCGAGCTCCAGCAGTTCACTCTCCGTGTACACCTTCCCGATCGGATTATGGGGATTGCACAAGACCAGGGTGGAACCTGGCACCAGCGCGGCATCGACCGCTTCGAGGTCGACGGCCCAGCCTGTTTCCGAGCGGAGCATCGGCACCTCGATGAGTTCTCGCCCCGTGACCTTGGCGACATCGAAGAACGGCATGTAGGCGGGGGTCGGAAGGACGATCGGGGTGCCAGCCGGAGTCAGGTGGGTCAGGATGCCCAGGAAGCTTGCGATGACATCGCTGGCGAGTTCGACGTGGTCTTCCGGGAACTGCCAACCGTAGCGCTCAGCGCAGAACCTCGAGGTGGCCGATTTGAGGTCGGTGATGATCGACTGCGGTGCATAGCCGAAGAGATCACGCTCGTCGACGTCACGCAGCGCCTGGCGCACGCCAGGAGCGACACCGAAGTCCATCTCTGCGATGAACGCACCGAGGCTGCCCGGAAAGCTTGACCACTTACGGCCGCCTTTGGCGATGAGTGAGTCTTCTGTGATCGAATCCAGGTCCTGCACGTGATGCTCCTTCGTTGGCCGTTGCGAGAATGTCCTGTTTCACGCTAGCAGGGGAACTGTCGTGTGCACCCTCCGTTGTGACACGCTCGGTCACGGCCCTGCGAACGCATTGATACTCTCAGGCGCGCCGTTGGCAAAATCACCCACTAAGGTGGAACCGTCAGCAGGAGCCGCCAGCCATTCGTTCCGACCGTTGAGAGGTGGAAGTCGTGATGTCTGCACACCCGCAGTCGGTCTTCCGCCGGAATCAATGGGCGCTGAGCCTGGCGCAGCTGTTCTCCGGCATCGGCATCGCCACAGGGTTCGCCGTCGGTGGGATCCTCGCTGAGCGTCTGACCGGACGCACGGAGCTCGCCGGATTTGCGCAGACAGCGTCAATCCTCGGGGCCGGGCTTCTCGCTGTTCCATTGGCGAGGCTGGCCGAACGCCGAAGCCGCCGGTTGGCATTGGCCATCGCCTATGTGATCGCGCTCTGCGGTGCCATCCTCATCGTGCTGGCGATCCTGTTCGGCATCGACATCGCCTTCTTCATCGGCATGGGCTGCTTCGGGGCGGCTACAGCCGCGGGGCTGCAAGGCCGTTATGCGGCCACGGATGCGGCTCCCGACCATCTCAAGGGTTCTGCGATGTCCGTCGTCGTCTGGGCCACGACAGTCGGTTCCGTCATCGGACCCAACCTGTCTGGACCCGGTGCCGGCCTCGGCCGAGTTCTGAGCCTCGACCCGCTCTCCGGGCCGTTCATCATCGCGATCGCCGGCTTCGCGCTTGCCTTGCTCAGCGTGCTGTTCCTACGCCGGCTCACACCCGCCTCAAGAGATCCGTCCACGAGATCCCCTCGCAGAGGTGGCACCTGGCAGGCCATCCGACGTTCCCCGAGCGCGCTCATGGGGCTGCTCTCTGTGGTCACCGGACACATGATCATGGTGGCAACCATGGTGATGACTCCTCTGCACATGGACCATCATGGGCTCGGCCTCGAACTGATCGGAATCACGATCGGCGGCCATATCCTCGGTATGTACGGACTATCACCGGTCTTTGGCTACCTCACCGACAAATACTCCGCAGGTCGGGTGATTCTCTTCGGCCACGGGCTGTTCGCCGTGTCGCTCGTCCTCGGGCTCGTTGATGCTCTCGGCGAGTCGTCGTTCATCCGTCTGTCATTGGCGTTGTTCGTCTTGGGCTTGGGCTGGAGCGCATGCCTCATCGCTGGGTCCACACTGCTGACCAAAGAGATCGATCCCGCGCATCGCATGTCGGTGCAGGGACTCTCCGACGCGGGAATGAACTTCGGCGCCGCCGCGTTGGCGGC
This window harbors:
- the rpsE gene encoding 30S ribosomal protein S5; amino-acid sequence: MSTEENKEQQPAAETRTDGNSDRSSRGRGQAGQGGQGGQGRGRGEGRGRGGRGDREEKSQFIEHVVTINRVSKVVKGGRRFSFTALVVVGDGDGMVGMGYGKAKEVPAAIAKGVEEAKKSFFRVPRIQKTIPHPIQGETAAGVVMLRPAAPGTGVIAGGPVRAVLDAAGVQDILSKSLGSANAINIVRAAIKALQSLERPEQVAARRGLPVDEVAPHALLRAAAEGEGKS
- the rplN gene encoding 50S ribosomal protein L14 → MIQQESRLKVADNTGAKQILAIRILGGSGRRYASIGDTIVATVKDAIPGGNVKKGDVVKAVIVRTAKERRRPDGSYIKFDENAAVILKTDGEPRGTRIFGPVGRELRDKKFMKIVSLAPEVL
- the rplX gene encoding 50S ribosomal protein L24 is translated as MANKLKIKKGDLVQVIAGARQSRGGDRGKQGKVLAVYPERNRVLVEGINRVIKHKKATQTQAGGTAGGRETHEAPIHVSNVALVDPKDNKPTRVGYREETVERDGRDKTVRVRVSRRTGEEI
- the rpsH gene encoding 30S ribosomal protein S8, with amino-acid sequence MTMTDPVADMLTRLRNANSAYHEDVSMPFSKLKSNIAEILKSEGYITGWSVEDAQVGKTLLMDLKFGPNRERSIAGLRRVSKPGLRVYAKSTNLPKVLGGLGIAILSTSSGLLTDRQAAKKGVGGEVLAYVW
- the map gene encoding type I methionyl aminopeptidase — its product is MIFGPRIELKSPEQLVTMARAGLLTHAVLKAARKAAVPGATTAEVNAAAEAVITEAGAQSNFKGYQGFPAVVCISVNEEIVHGIPGERILESGDLVSIDGGAIIDGFHGDSAFTMIVGGDAAGSKADIALSQATEKALWVGIAAFAAGNKVSDIGDAIDDHVSREAPELGLVEEFTGHGIGTAMHMPPEVLNYRARSNGPKIRSGMCLAIEPMLTAGSSETITLADDWTVVTDDGSRASHWEHSVAVHDGGVWVLTAEDGGAAGLAPFGITPVPPAGA
- the secY gene encoding preprotein translocase subunit SecY, which translates into the protein MIGAIRRAFRTPDLRNKLLFTLGILVIFRLGSFIPSPGIDYTQVQQCVASPQLNEGGFAMINLFSGGALLQLSIFALGIMPYITASIIVQLLRVVIPRFESLHKEGASGQAKLTQYTRYLTIGLAVLNATTLVATVRSGALFGGIEGCNDLITNDSWWGISVLVVTLVAGTGLIMWLGEQITEHGVGNGMSLLIFTSVASAFPSSLGAILREQGVDIFLIVIAVGLVLVALVVFVEQSQRRIPVQYAKRMVGRRMFGGTSTYIPIKVNMAGVIPVIFASSVLYLPSLISQFFDPESKWVEWINTYFTRGDHPVYIATYALLTIFFAYFYVAITFNPEEVADNMKKYGGFVPGIRAGRPTADYLSFVLSRINFPGSLYLAFIALIPLIALVLINANQNFPFGGTSLLIVVGVGLETVKQIDAQMQQRHYEGLLR
- the rplO gene encoding 50S ribosomal protein L15, which gives rise to MSNDDSLKLHDLRPAPGAKTAKTRVGRGEASKGKTAGRGTKGTRARYQVPHGFEGGQTPMHMRLPKLRGFKNPAKVTFQVVNLDKLSALYPEGGDVTVADLVAKGAVRPKQPVKVLGTGEITVALNITADKVSGSALEKIMAAGGSVSEA
- a CDS encoding MalY/PatB family protein → MQDLDSITEDSLIAKGGRKWSSFPGSLGAFIAEMDFGVAPGVRQALRDVDERDLFGYAPQSIITDLKSATSRFCAERYGWQFPEDHVELASDVIASFLGILTHLTPAGTPIVLPTPAYMPFFDVAKVTGRELIEVPMLRSETGWAVDLEAVDAALVPGSTLVLCNPHNPIGKVYTESELLELAEVVQRNDARVFSDEIHAPLVYEPARHIPYASLNDTTASHTATATAASKAFNIPGLKCAQLIFSSADDRATWAKKGTFISGAASNPGILATTAAYTQSGEWLAEITAYLKGNRELLSDLVATHLPHATFLQPEGTYLAWLDLRRYGLEAGLSEHFNAQARVAITEGRLCGEVGAGHIRLNFALPRPLLTEAIERIASVL
- a CDS encoding MFS transporter is translated as MSAHPQSVFRRNQWALSLAQLFSGIGIATGFAVGGILAERLTGRTELAGFAQTASILGAGLLAVPLARLAERRSRRLALAIAYVIALCGAILIVLAILFGIDIAFFIGMGCFGAATAAGLQGRYAATDAAPDHLKGSAMSVVVWATTVGSVIGPNLSGPGAGLGRVLSLDPLSGPFIIAIAGFALALLSVLFLRRLTPASRDPSTRSPRRGGTWQAIRRSPSALMGLLSVVTGHMIMVATMVMTPLHMDHHGLGLELIGITIGGHILGMYGLSPVFGYLTDKYSAGRVILFGHGLFAVSLVLGLVDALGESSFIRLSLALFVLGLGWSACLIAGSTLLTKEIDPAHRMSVQGLSDAGMNFGAAALAALSGPLLAFGGFASITVMGFVVLAIAVIASIRARYGARHGA
- the rpmD gene encoding 50S ribosomal protein L30 is translated as MAKLKVTQRKSEIGGKPNQRDSLRSLGLKRIDDVVVCEDRPEIRGMINVVRHLVTVEEVD
- the rplE gene encoding 50S ribosomal protein L5 — translated: MTETTTSRPAPRLKQVYRDDIVAKLQDEFNYANPMQVPGLTKVVVNMGVGDAARDSKLIEGAINDLTLITGQKPIVTRARKSIAQFKLREGQPIGAHVTMRGTRMWEFVDRVISLALPRIRDFRGLSDRQFDGNGNYTFGLTEQSMFHEIDQDRIDRVRGMDITVVTTANTDDEGRALLRHLGFPFKTK
- the rplF gene encoding 50S ribosomal protein L6 gives rise to the protein MSRIGKNPISVPNGVEVKIDGQDVAVKGPKGDLSVSIAEPITVSLDEGVVTVARPNEERESRSLHGLSRTMINNMIVGVTEGYSKALEIVGTGYRVQAKGSNLEFALGYSHSITVEPPEGISFTVDGQTKLAVHGIDKQLVGETAANIRKLRKPEPYKGKGVRYVGENVRRKVGKAGK
- the rplR gene encoding 50S ribosomal protein L18 codes for the protein MAFGKKESYGKGRAAARKRRHARLRKHVSGTPERPRLSVTRSTRHVFVQVIDDTVGNTLASASTMEADLRTFDGDKTGKAHKVGELVAQRAKEAGIEAVVFDRGGNAYHGRVQAIAEGAREGGLAL
- the rpsQ gene encoding 30S ribosomal protein S17, encoding MAETTKPEATPADRNSRKTARGYVVSDKMEKTIVVEVEERKTHRLYGKVLRQSVKYKVHDEENAAGVGDLVLVSETRPVSSAKRWRLVEIIERAK
- a CDS encoding adenylate kinase, encoding MSSRIILIGPPGAGKGTQAARLSEALNIPAISTGDIFRANVKGETELGKLAKRYMDAGEYVPDEVTNSMVADRLGQEDAAEGFLLDGYPRTSAQVDELDRILDAQGHEIEQVVELTADIDEVVARLLARAQTEGRSDDSEDVIRHRLDVYAEQTQPLTDIYRERGLLRQVDGLGEVAEITDRILDSIR
- a CDS encoding PaaX family transcriptional regulator; the protein is MTSVHDHTKRRADVGDLYRLTRIAFDVISAFGCLRAQGLPGPVIVGVLAEHGYSSSSVHIQLVRMVERNILSSERLGRVSIYRLSARILSGFMDISGDRSAPTFEGRFHSALYSIPESARMLRDRFQYVARMLGYRQLRPGLLLSFVDLSHDLSAQLPAVVEPGWCEFATIEPEDIATARRMTSRAFDLEAASLELPPLESALAALSLDGSQPGGGLPEMSLVKFFDIYFQVAREVMTHPILPPELVGSHQPALRFRDLMDRCNLEYYLRFDQQILECVGSDSAFDLIEWLPVS